In Candidatus Synechococcus calcipolaris G9, a genomic segment contains:
- a CDS encoding class I SAM-dependent DNA methyltransferase — protein MDTQNKFYQEAIEANVAVHSVMVNDYNTIEPHYRPESIARVEKIIQSLITKHQIKRVIDFGCGTGFMIDILKKYVEEIIGIDITQAMLDKVDKTGEAKISLINADTGDVKLQQGYYNLATAYSFLDHLYTIKPTLINVYNSLENGGLFYADLSPNAYFWDGIKQLDLSKNYDQIIQREIKAVNQKGEEIEKQFGISKELFIKAEHQKHVQGGIREEDIQEQLFDVGFKQVDFIYHWFLGQAQLINDTSMDYHLRFQHASVMHDYLIKALPITRNIFKYVGFIAVK, from the coding sequence ATGGATACACAAAATAAGTTTTATCAAGAAGCTATTGAGGCTAATGTTGCTGTTCACTCAGTTATGGTTAATGACTATAATACGATTGAACCACATTACAGACCTGAAAGCATTGCAAGAGTAGAGAAAATTATTCAATCACTTATCACAAAACATCAAATTAAACGAGTTATTGACTTTGGATGTGGAACTGGCTTTATGATTGATATTCTCAAAAAATATGTTGAGGAAATTATAGGGATTGATATTACACAAGCAATGCTCGATAAAGTGGATAAAACAGGAGAAGCAAAAATTTCTTTGATTAATGCAGATACAGGTGATGTAAAGTTACAACAAGGTTATTATAATTTAGCTACAGCCTATTCGTTTTTAGATCATTTATACACCATCAAGCCAACGTTGATCAATGTTTATAACTCTCTAGAAAATGGAGGTTTATTTTATGCTGATCTCAGTCCAAACGCTTATTTTTGGGATGGTATAAAGCAACTAGATTTATCAAAAAATTATGATCAAATTATTCAAAGAGAAATTAAAGCTGTAAATCAAAAAGGCGAAGAGATTGAAAAACAATTTGGAATATCAAAGGAACTATTTATTAAGGCTGAGCATCAAAAACATGTTCAGGGTGGAATTAGAGAGGAAGATATACAAGAACAACTTTTTGACGTAGGCTTTAAACAAGTAGACTTTATCTATCATTGGTTTTTGGGGCAGGCTCAACTTATTAATGATACCTCTATGGATTATCATTTACGCTTTCAGCATGCAAGTGTTATGCATGACTATCTTATTAAAGCTTTACCTATTACAAGAAATATATTTAAATATGTTGGTTTTATAGCGGTAAAGTAA
- a CDS encoding phytanoyl-CoA dioxygenase family protein — protein MFNKDDFIQDIQTQGFSIIKGVLPDFLITQLKIYLTKAIDHEVKYHGTKDYSDYGMVLICSLYGKIFCDIFDIELIREPFNLILGEGCIVYAYTSSSMPPHQSNYSQRIHTDCPRIIPGYITNIGATILLDDFTLDNGATWFLPFSQQISTQPKSDDFYYNAHRLIAKAGDVFFFNARIWHAGGQNFTNDWRHALTINMIRPWMKQRIDIPRAMKDIDLSNISEIAKQKLGFHAQVPSNYDEYYAPFENRKFKQRVE, from the coding sequence ATGTTTAACAAAGATGACTTTATACAAGACATTCAAACTCAAGGATTTTCTATTATAAAAGGTGTACTGCCAGATTTCTTGATTACACAATTAAAAATATATTTAACAAAGGCAATTGACCATGAAGTTAAGTATCATGGAACAAAAGATTATTCGGATTATGGAATGGTTTTAATATGTTCATTGTATGGAAAAATTTTCTGTGATATTTTTGATATTGAGCTGATTAGAGAACCATTTAATTTGATTTTAGGAGAAGGCTGTATTGTTTATGCATACACATCTTCGTCTATGCCTCCCCATCAATCTAATTATAGTCAAAGAATACACACTGATTGTCCACGTATTATCCCAGGATATATTACCAACATAGGAGCTACAATATTACTTGATGATTTTACTCTAGATAATGGAGCAACTTGGTTCCTACCATTTAGTCAACAAATCTCAACACAGCCTAAGTCTGATGATTTTTACTATAATGCTCACAGGTTAATTGCAAAAGCAGGAGATGTTTTCTTTTTTAATGCTAGAATTTGGCATGCAGGAGGGCAAAACTTTACAAATGATTGGAGGCATGCCTTAACAATTAATATGATTAGGCCATGGATGAAGCAACGTATTGATATACCTAGAGCAATGAAAGATATCGATTTGAGTAATATTTCAGAAATTGCAAAGCAAAAGTTGGGTTTCCATGCTCAAGTTCCCAGCAACTATGATGAATATTATGCACCTTTTGAAAATCGAAAATTCAAGCAAAGAGTAGAATAA
- a CDS encoding glycosyltransferase family 2 protein — translation MYSDNREKIMLSIVTPIYKDSYLAKDFIEEVFSLKLPKEIDLIEVLFVIDGSGEVDEENIKTVASKHAQIKMISLSRNFGQHIAVSAGYAYVIGDLICMMNVDQQDPPKEMLKLLPYIMSGKYDVVYGLRQKRRDNYLKQISSYLFNILLNKLTGQNIPLNVATMRIMSRRFINSYNKLSEKSRYLPGLENWLGFSKIYIPINHQARKDGKSSYNLNRRLLMAMESIISFSDLPLRWISILGFILAITGFISLITLLVAKIFFVDYQPGYASIVAIIVFLSGVQIVLIGFSSLYVGRILQEVQNRPLFIVKETKNI, via the coding sequence ATGTATTCTGACAACAGAGAGAAAATAATGCTTTCCATAGTAACTCCCATATATAAAGATAGCTATCTTGCAAAGGATTTCATTGAAGAAGTATTTTCACTAAAGCTTCCAAAAGAAATAGATTTAATAGAAGTACTTTTCGTTATCGATGGAAGTGGAGAAGTTGACGAAGAAAACATAAAAACCGTTGCCAGTAAACATGCGCAGATTAAAATGATTTCTCTTAGTCGTAACTTTGGTCAACATATAGCTGTTTCAGCGGGTTATGCCTATGTAATAGGTGACTTAATATGCATGATGAATGTAGATCAGCAAGATCCACCCAAAGAAATGCTTAAGCTTTTACCATATATAATGTCAGGCAAGTATGATGTAGTTTATGGGTTAAGACAAAAACGTAGAGATAATTACCTCAAGCAAATTTCTTCGTATTTATTTAACATCCTATTGAATAAATTAACTGGTCAAAACATACCCTTAAACGTGGCAACAATGCGAATTATGTCTAGAAGATTTATAAATTCATACAATAAACTTTCTGAGAAATCTAGATATTTGCCGGGTTTAGAAAACTGGCTGGGATTTTCTAAAATCTACATACCAATCAATCATCAAGCACGAAAAGATGGAAAATCTTCTTATAACTTAAACAGACGTTTACTAATGGCAATGGAATCAATTATTTCATTTTCTGATTTGCCCTTACGTTGGATATCTATACTAGGTTTTATTTTAGCTATTACAGGTTTCATTTCACTAATTACATTGCTTGTAGCAAAAATTTTCTTTGTAGACTATCAACCTGGTTATGCTTCAATAGTTGCTATTATTGTATTTTTATCTGGAGTTCAAATAGTATTAATAGGTTTTTCTTCATTGTATGTGGGCAGAATTTTACAAGAAGTTCAAAATAGACCTTTATTTATAGTCAAAGAAACAAAAAACATCTAG
- the rfbA gene encoding glucose-1-phosphate thymidylyltransferase RfbA encodes MKGIILAGGSGSRLYPLTQVVSKQLMPVYDKPMIYYPLSVLMLAGIRNILIISSPQQLPLFEQLLGDGSQWGIEFSYLVQPHPEGLAQAFVLAKDFIDHQPVCLILGDNLFYGNGLVSILQEASQLEDGALIFAHRVINPKAYGVVEFDENGKVINLEEKPEYPRSSYAVPGIYFYDSQVAHLSATLQPSLRGEFEITDLNRLYLAQEKLRIRVLWRGYTWLDMGTHESLLQAAMFIQTLEQRQGFKVACVEEIAYRMRFIDEEQLKQLAQPLLKSGYGEYLLSILENSYTFL; translated from the coding sequence ATGAAAGGTATTATATTGGCAGGAGGCTCTGGTAGCCGCTTGTATCCCCTCACTCAAGTAGTGAGCAAGCAACTAATGCCAGTGTATGACAAGCCCATGATCTATTATCCCTTGTCAGTTCTGATGCTGGCAGGAATTAGAAATATTTTAATTATTTCCAGTCCGCAGCAACTTCCACTATTTGAGCAACTGCTGGGTGATGGTAGTCAGTGGGGAATAGAGTTTAGCTATTTAGTTCAACCTCACCCTGAGGGATTGGCTCAAGCATTTGTTTTGGCAAAAGACTTTATTGATCATCAACCAGTGTGCTTAATCTTGGGGGATAATCTCTTCTATGGTAATGGTTTGGTCAGTATTTTACAGGAAGCATCCCAACTCGAAGATGGCGCTCTTATTTTTGCCCATCGTGTCATCAATCCTAAGGCCTATGGAGTCGTTGAATTTGATGAAAATGGTAAAGTGATCAATTTAGAAGAAAAACCAGAGTATCCTCGCTCATCCTACGCCGTACCTGGAATTTATTTTTACGATTCCCAAGTAGCGCATCTATCGGCAACCCTACAACCATCTTTGCGGGGGGAGTTCGAGATTACCGACCTAAATCGGTTATACTTAGCTCAAGAAAAATTGAGGATAAGGGTGCTTTGGCGAGGGTATACTTGGCTTGATATGGGAACCCACGAATCTCTCTTGCAGGCAGCAATGTTTATTCAAACTCTAGAACAGCGACAGGGATTTAAGGTTGCCTGTGTAGAAGAAATTGCCTACCGGATGAGATTTATTGATGAAGAACAACTGAAACAGTTAGCCCAACCTCTATTAAAAAGTGGCTATGGCGAGTACTTACTAAGTATTTTGGAGAACAGTTATACTTTTTTATAA
- the rfbB gene encoding dTDP-glucose 4,6-dehydratase: MSVDTPIYLVTGGAGFIGSNFVLLARQKQWAKIINLDKLTYAANVSNLASLTTDSEYSFIKGNIGDTQLLFHLFEQYQPDAVINFAAESHVDRSILEPDAFIQTNIMGTFRLLEASLSYWQGLPTTQQATFRFLHVSTDEVYGSLNPEDLPFTENSPYAPNSPYAASKAGADHLVRAYHHTYGLPTLTTNCSNNYGPYQFPEKLIPLMVLNALDGHPLPLYGDGQNIRDWLYVTDHCEALYCILCAGQPGSIYAIGGKMELTNQFMVETICDLLDELVPNPKVPYRSLITYVKDRPGHDRRYAIDCSKLESELGWSPQETFNSGIRKTIQWYLDHPQWVQQVRSGAYQTWMDKNYGDR, translated from the coding sequence ATGAGTGTTGATACCCCTATTTATTTAGTGACCGGCGGGGCGGGCTTCATTGGCTCTAATTTTGTCCTGCTGGCGCGTCAGAAGCAGTGGGCTAAAATTATTAATCTTGACAAGCTAACCTATGCGGCTAACGTGTCTAACTTAGCTTCTCTAACCACGGATTCAGAGTACTCTTTTATTAAAGGCAATATTGGCGATACCCAACTCCTTTTCCATCTTTTTGAGCAATATCAACCTGATGCGGTAATAAATTTTGCGGCAGAAAGTCATGTCGATCGCTCGATTCTTGAACCCGATGCGTTTATTCAGACCAATATTATGGGTACGTTTCGGCTGTTAGAAGCAAGTCTTAGTTACTGGCAAGGCTTACCCACAACTCAACAAGCAACATTTCGTTTCCTCCATGTGTCTACGGATGAGGTATACGGCAGCTTAAATCCTGAAGATTTACCCTTTACAGAAAATAGCCCCTATGCCCCTAATAGTCCCTATGCCGCTTCTAAGGCAGGGGCAGATCATTTAGTGAGGGCTTACCACCACACCTATGGTTTACCTACCCTGACAACTAATTGCTCCAATAACTATGGGCCCTACCAGTTTCCCGAAAAATTAATTCCCTTAATGGTTCTGAATGCATTAGACGGTCATCCCCTTCCCCTCTATGGAGATGGTCAAAATATCCGCGACTGGCTCTACGTGACGGATCATTGCGAAGCCCTTTATTGCATTCTCTGTGCTGGACAACCTGGTTCTATCTATGCCATTGGCGGTAAAATGGAACTCACGAACCAGTTTATGGTAGAAACAATTTGTGACTTGCTAGATGAATTAGTGCCCAATCCTAAGGTTCCCTACCGATCTTTAATTACCTATGTTAAGGATCGTCCCGGCCACGATCGCCGCTATGCCATCGACTGTTCTAAATTAGAATCTGAACTAGGTTGGTCTCCCCAGGAAACCTTTAATAGTGGTATTCGTAAAACGATTCAGTGGTATCTTGACCATCCCCAGTGGGTTCAACAGGTGCGCTCTGGAGCCTATCAAACTTGGATGGATAAAAACTATGGCGATCGCTAA
- a CDS encoding ABC transporter permease — translation MNVAVNVGRIWVIARNVFQEIFRERILYVTAVFAIAYALAVMVLSEVSAGNQSKISLDVGMGAIDLFGLVIVAFVGSSLINKEIEKRTVLVMLAKPISRGEFIIGKHLGLAGVLAVLVALMTLVFFIINSFNGFDYPLGALSLASLFIALELCLMAAAAVLLGVMTSSLIATLLTIALYFMGHFSQNLVALSQTMESSAVRHIMQSIYLILPDLSRLNLKNDAVYGILPEPSILVMNAIYGIIYTILLLSMATWLFARRNF, via the coding sequence ATGAACGTAGCCGTCAATGTGGGTCGCATCTGGGTCATTGCCCGCAATGTTTTTCAAGAAATTTTCAGAGAACGAATTTTATATGTCACGGCTGTTTTTGCAATCGCCTATGCCTTAGCCGTCATGGTCTTAAGTGAAGTCTCCGCCGGCAATCAGTCCAAGATCAGTTTAGATGTTGGCATGGGAGCCATTGATCTATTTGGTTTAGTGATTGTTGCCTTTGTCGGTAGTAGCCTCATCAATAAGGAAATTGAAAAACGGACGGTTCTGGTTATGTTAGCCAAACCCATTAGTCGTGGGGAATTTATTATTGGCAAACACCTAGGTTTAGCCGGAGTTTTAGCTGTTTTAGTGGCTTTAATGACCCTTGTTTTTTTCATTATTAATAGTTTTAATGGCTTTGACTATCCTCTAGGTGCGTTGAGTTTAGCGTCCCTATTTATTGCCCTAGAACTATGTCTCATGGCAGCCGCCGCTGTGTTGTTGGGGGTGATGACCAGTTCCCTAATTGCCACGCTCCTGACCATTGCCCTCTATTTTATGGGACACTTTAGCCAGAATCTTGTTGCCCTCAGTCAAACCATGGAGAGTTCGGCGGTTCGTCATATCATGCAGAGTATTTACCTGATTTTGCCCGATTTATCCCGCCTAAACCTAAAGAATGACGCAGTTTATGGTATCTTACCAGAGCCATCGATATTAGTAATGAACGCAATATACGGCATCATTTATACAATTTTGCTTTTGTCTATGGCAACGTGGCTATTTGCTCGACGAAATTTCTAA
- the bioF gene encoding 8-amino-7-oxononanoate synthase encodes MQDPYDWLAPALKTIHRAHWYRQPQCSTCQGAIAMVQGRELINFASNNYLGLANHPEVIQAGQNALEIWGTGATGSRLLTGHRQIHQELEQALATFKGTEAALVFSSGYLANLGAIAAVVDQRDLILGDRYNHSSLKNGAKLSGAKTIDYPHLDIAALEQLLHHHRHQYRRCLIVTDSLFSMDGDLAPIPKLLKVAQDFQAMVLVDEAHATGVFGPRGSGWIEQVNCSGQPLIQVGTLSKALGSLGGYVAGSQMLIEFIRHRAATWVYSTALSPADTAAALAALNVIQNNNQPRENLWQRIDQLHHGLKKLDRLHNPSLTPGIPSPIVCLTAPDAQTALAWSRTLGDLGLWVSGIRPPTVPHSRLRISLMANHTKAHIEALLAGLEQLLPSGGTGCLE; translated from the coding sequence ATGCAAGATCCCTATGACTGGCTGGCTCCGGCCCTGAAAACAATTCACCGCGCCCATTGGTATCGTCAGCCCCAATGCTCCACCTGTCAGGGGGCGATCGCCATGGTTCAGGGCCGAGAACTCATTAATTTTGCCAGTAATAACTATTTAGGATTGGCAAACCACCCGGAGGTGATTCAAGCCGGCCAAAATGCCTTGGAAATCTGGGGAACAGGGGCCACCGGCTCTCGGCTGCTAACGGGTCATCGGCAAATCCACCAAGAACTTGAGCAAGCCCTAGCCACATTTAAGGGTACGGAAGCGGCTCTAGTATTTAGTTCTGGGTACTTGGCAAACCTGGGGGCGATCGCCGCCGTGGTCGATCAACGGGATTTGATTTTAGGAGATCGCTATAACCATTCCAGTCTTAAAAACGGTGCAAAACTCAGTGGTGCCAAAACCATAGACTATCCCCACTTAGATATTGCGGCCCTAGAGCAACTGCTCCATCACCATCGCCACCAATACCGCCGCTGTCTCATTGTCACCGATAGCCTCTTTAGCATGGACGGAGACCTGGCCCCCATTCCCAAACTCCTTAAGGTAGCCCAGGATTTTCAGGCAATGGTACTCGTGGATGAGGCCCATGCCACGGGGGTTTTTGGCCCTAGGGGGAGTGGATGGATCGAGCAGGTCAACTGTTCAGGCCAACCCCTGATTCAAGTGGGAACCCTCAGCAAAGCCCTAGGAAGCTTAGGCGGATACGTCGCCGGTTCCCAGATGCTCATTGAATTTATCCGTCATCGGGCGGCCACCTGGGTCTATTCCACAGCCCTATCTCCCGCCGATACTGCTGCTGCCTTGGCTGCCCTAAACGTGATTCAAAATAACAATCAACCTAGGGAAAATCTATGGCAACGTATTGATCAACTGCATCATGGTCTGAAAAAATTAGATCGGCTTCACAATCCTAGCCTCACCCCAGGGATTCCCAGCCCCATTGTCTGTCTCACCGCCCCTGATGCCCAAACGGCTTTAGCCTGGAGTCGCACCTTGGGCGATCTCGGTCTCTGGGTTAGTGGAATTCGTCCCCCCACCGTCCCCCACAGTCGCCTGCGAATTAGCTTAATGGCCAACCATACCAAAGCTCACATTGAAGCACTTTTAGCGGGTTTAGAGCAGTTGCTACCCTCAGGGGGAACAGGTTGTTTAGAATGA
- a CDS encoding tetratricopeptide repeat protein, which yields MVKFLSTFILAILLSSIAAPAPRAQVLLPRTLEPNPADMERDGLTVAQEALQLAQFQQFGDALVRAKLAAQLAPDTYEIWALLGGLHLTVGQAEEAITALERSLALNQENSGVYFNLGSAYFRTKDYGRSVRAIEQGLAIKDDTPEEWFNLGNAYMMLDQGSRAIAQYRKAINLDKKFWPAFNNIGLIQYEQGNIRQAIQNWQTAVDLDDKASEPKLALATALFKQGQVAQALPLAEEAIQLDSRYATVEFQRENLWGDRLVSDTQALLANPRLQAVVSQLEPATTPE from the coding sequence GTGGTTAAATTTTTATCAACGTTTATTTTAGCCATTCTCTTGAGCAGTATTGCTGCCCCTGCCCCCAGGGCCCAGGTTCTATTGCCACGCACCCTAGAGCCTAATCCAGCCGATATGGAGCGGGATGGCTTGACAGTGGCCCAAGAGGCGTTGCAACTCGCCCAATTTCAACAATTTGGGGATGCCCTTGTCCGGGCTAAATTAGCGGCCCAACTGGCCCCGGATACCTATGAGATATGGGCCCTATTGGGGGGACTCCATCTGACGGTGGGCCAGGCCGAAGAAGCGATTACGGCCCTAGAGCGATCCTTGGCCCTGAACCAAGAAAATTCTGGGGTGTATTTTAATCTGGGTTCAGCCTATTTTCGCACTAAGGACTATGGCCGCTCAGTGCGGGCGATAGAGCAGGGGTTGGCCATCAAAGATGATACCCCGGAGGAATGGTTTAATCTGGGCAATGCCTATATGATGCTTGACCAAGGCAGTCGGGCGATCGCTCAGTACCGCAAAGCCATTAACCTAGACAAGAAGTTTTGGCCAGCCTTTAATAATATTGGTTTAATTCAGTACGAGCAGGGAAATATTCGTCAAGCCATTCAAAACTGGCAAACAGCGGTTGACCTGGACGACAAAGCTAGCGAACCGAAACTGGCCCTAGCCACGGCCCTATTTAAGCAAGGTCAGGTGGCCCAGGCTCTCCCCCTAGCGGAAGAAGCGATCCAACTGGATAGCCGCTATGCCACGGTGGAATTTCAGCGAGAAAATCTCTGGGGCGATCGCCTCGTGAGTGATACCCAAGCTCTGCTGGCCAATCCCCGGTTGCAGGCGGTGGTTTCCCAGCTAGAACCGGCAACAACTCCCGAATAG
- a CDS encoding helix-turn-helix transcriptional regulator: MLLRTKVGLTQIELAEALGVTEATVRNWERGRSVPQLSIPQVKALCRVLAISLDDLPDSFGPQPIETNRQVLGDG, encoded by the coding sequence ATGCTACTCAGAACTAAAGTAGGCCTTACCCAGATTGAGCTTGCCGAAGCTTTAGGAGTAACTGAGGCCACAGTTAGAAATTGGGAACGTGGCCGTAGCGTTCCACAGCTATCTATTCCACAGGTAAAGGCCCTTTGCAGAGTTTTGGCAATTTCACTAGACGATCTACCCGATAGCTTTGGCCCTCAACCGATTGAGACTAATCGCCAGGTGCTAGGTGATGGCTAA
- a CDS encoding site-specific integrase — protein sequence MKINRNGQAEPLTPETFAKVYNALNPPHKFILGLTWHCVERAGAICQLRRADCFDSRGKPLAAIVISRATRKDRVTREIPVTPSIFRLLSQIPLDDGPWLFPSYLNPNRPVPTDTYKLALSQAFKKLRMVGYSSHSARRGAITTLARAGVNARVIQQVSGHRSLENLQRYIDTSKPEIERAIALL from the coding sequence GTGAAAATTAATCGAAATGGCCAGGCAGAACCGCTAACACCGGAAACCTTTGCAAAGGTTTACAATGCCCTAAATCCACCCCATAAATTTATCTTGGGGCTAACTTGGCATTGTGTAGAACGGGCCGGGGCCATCTGCCAGTTACGGCGGGCCGATTGTTTTGATTCCCGTGGCAAGCCGTTAGCGGCGATCGTAATTTCTCGGGCCACCCGCAAGGATCGGGTAACTAGGGAAATTCCGGTAACACCTAGCATATTCCGCCTATTGAGTCAGATTCCCCTAGATGATGGCCCATGGCTGTTCCCGTCTTATCTGAATCCTAATCGGCCCGTTCCCACTGATACTTACAAACTGGCTCTATCCCAGGCTTTCAAAAAATTAAGGATGGTTGGCTATTCTTCACACTCTGCCAGGAGGGGGGCGATCACTACATTGGCGAGGGCTGGAGTGAACGCAAGGGTAATTCAGCAAGTTAGTGGGCATCGTAGCCTAGAAAACCTACAGCGATACATAGACACTTCCAAGCCTGAAATAGAACGGGCGATCGCGCTGCTCTAA
- a CDS encoding glycoside hydrolase family protein, giving the protein MISLRFQPTPITDHGLIRWHLSLMNGDRPVDQINAYSGSPYAQALNTGSRDFPGSLRPLPPGRWKIGPIEDAGSSWGEAIGRYWIDLLPMAGTQTYGRSAFGIHLDANHHQPRGRGSAGCIVTPREADLERVLGWLRAKAKPEFLVCSHSTAIAAGQVTYNITAARRAWLDTIAWAEGTDGPHGYRTIFSYKFFSDFSDHPRQIQKSGPLSSDAAGRYQFLSTTWDECKHALDLPDFSPASQDQAALWLIDKKREALEFCDQLMIGPALDRLSYEWASLPAASGRGRYGQPIKSVPQIRAKLNQLLKG; this is encoded by the coding sequence ATGATTAGTTTGCGGTTTCAACCAACACCGATCACTGACCACGGCCTGATCCGGTGGCATCTCTCCTTAATGAATGGAGATCGCCCAGTGGATCAAATCAATGCCTATAGCGGTTCACCCTATGCCCAGGCACTAAATACAGGGTCACGCGATTTTCCTGGTAGCTTGCGGCCTCTCCCTCCTGGTCGCTGGAAAATTGGGCCCATTGAAGATGCTGGATCATCATGGGGCGAAGCGATCGGGCGTTACTGGATTGATCTGCTACCCATGGCAGGTACTCAAACCTATGGGCGATCAGCGTTCGGTATCCACCTAGACGCAAACCACCATCAACCTAGGGGCCGTGGTAGTGCTGGCTGTATTGTCACCCCTAGGGAAGCCGATCTAGAGCGGGTATTAGGTTGGCTACGGGCCAAGGCAAAGCCTGAATTTCTAGTGTGTTCCCATTCAACAGCGATCGCCGCCGGACAAGTAACTTACAACATCACCGCAGCGCGGCGGGCCTGGCTGGATACGATCGCATGGGCAGAGGGAACCGACGGGCCTCATGGCTACCGTACAATTTTCAGTTATAAATTTTTCTCTGATTTCTCAGACCATCCACGGCAGATTCAAAAATCTGGCCCCTTGTCCAGCGATGCCGCTGGCCGGTATCAGTTTCTCTCAACAACATGGGATGAATGTAAACACGCCCTTGATCTCCCTGATTTTTCTCCAGCAAGTCAGGATCAAGCGGCCCTATGGCTCATTGACAAGAAACGGGAAGCCTTAGAATTTTGCGATCAATTAATGATAGGGCCGGCATTAGATCGGCTTTCCTATGAATGGGCCAGCTTACCGGCGGCCAGTGGTAGGGGGCGATATGGCCAACCGATTAAATCTGTTCCCCAAATTAGGGCAAAACTTAACCAACTACTCAAGGGTTAG
- a CDS encoding ribonuclease H-like domain-containing protein produces MDFPLDIFDGDLSSAALDTFLASDRLAIDTETMGLNPARDRLCLVQLCDVQGNVAVIRVVRGQKEAPHLKTLLEQPNCLKIFHFARFDLATLRHHLGIQVAPVFCTKIASKLARTYSPRHGLKDLVLDITGVELDKSAQSSDWGNATNLSETQLRYAANDVRYLIPLQTELTEMLEREGRWPLAQDCFQALSIMVNLDLAGFDRIFDHS; encoded by the coding sequence ATGGATTTTCCCCTAGATATTTTTGATGGCGATCTTTCCAGTGCAGCCTTGGACACCTTCCTAGCTAGCGATCGCCTGGCCATTGATACGGAAACCATGGGACTGAACCCCGCCCGCGATCGCCTTTGTTTAGTGCAACTCTGTGATGTCCAGGGAAATGTTGCCGTGATTCGGGTCGTTCGTGGACAGAAGGAGGCCCCCCACCTGAAAACCTTACTGGAGCAGCCCAACTGTCTCAAGATTTTTCACTTTGCCCGCTTTGATCTGGCCACCCTGCGTCATCACCTGGGTATTCAGGTTGCCCCGGTATTCTGCACCAAGATTGCCAGTAAATTAGCCCGTACCTATAGTCCCCGCCATGGTCTCAAGGATTTAGTTTTGGATATTACCGGTGTTGAACTGGATAAATCTGCCCAAAGTTCTGACTGGGGAAATGCGACCAATCTCTCGGAGACCCAACTGCGTTATGCTGCCAATGATGTTCGCTACCTGATTCCCCTCCAGACAGAACTCACTGAAATGCTAGAGCGGGAAGGACGCTGGCCCCTGGCCCAGGATTGTTTTCAGGCCCTCTCGATCATGGTGAATTTGGATTTGGCAGGGTTTGACCGTATTTTTGATCATTCCTGA